The genomic interval GCGTGACTTGAAGCCGCAGTTTCGGGGAATTAAACAGAAGGAGGTCATTGACCAGCTCATCTCTTCTATTGAACCCGGCCAGTATGAGATTTCGCTGCCGGAGATTCGGAAGGCTTGTAGTGCAAGTCGGCAAACGGTTCGATCCCTTGAAAAGCGGGGAATTTTTTCAATCATCGAAAAGCAGGTATTCCGGATCCCGGAATGGATGCGCTCAAAAGCAACCCCGTCTAGCAAAGCCCCAAATTTTCATCCATTTCAGGCCGTGGCTGCGAAGGCACTTCAGGATGCAGTCAAATCAAAAATCTATAAAACTTTCGCGCTTCATGGCGTGACCGGGAGCGGGAAAACGGAGGTCTATCTATCCGCACTGGAAACCTCGCTCTCTCTTGGCAGGACAGCCATCGTACTTGTACCTGAAATCTCCCTCACCCCGCAAACAGTACATCGCTTTCGGGCCCGCTTTGGAGATACCGTTGCAGTTCTCCATTCCCGCATGGCGCAGGGAGAGCGTCATGATGTCTGGCAACAAACTCGTGCGGGCCGATATCGTGTGGTCATAGGACCAAGGTCTGCGATCCTAGCCCCGTTAAAAAATCTTGGGCTCATCATTGTAGATGAAGAGCACGACGGCTCCTATAAGCAGAGAGAAACTGCTCCCCGATACCATGCCAGAGATGTTGCCGTCATGCGTGCGACGATGGCAAAATGCACCTGTGTATTGGGTTCTGCAACCCTATCACTGGAGACCCTGGTGAACGCACAGCAGGGCAAGTATACGCTCTTGTCTATGCCAGAGCGTGCTCCGACGAAGGACCGATCCGCCGCTTCTCTTCCTGCAATTCGAATCATTGATCTTTGCCATGAACGCGAAGAAAATGGGCTGAGTGGCCCCTTGTCCACCCCTCTGCTTGAAGCGATTGAATCTCGCCTGGAACGAAAAGAGCAGGTGATTCTTCTACAAAACCGCCGTGGATATGCACCCATCCTAGAGTGTCAGAGCTGTGGTTTTGTGCCGCAGTGCATCGCCTGCAGTGTATCGATGACTTATCACCAGGGAGAGAATCGGCTCCGGTGTCATTACTGCGGATACGTGCGTAACCTTCCAGATGATTGTCCCAAATGCGAAACACCAGCATTTGCACCGCTTGGCAGCGGGACTCAGCGCGTTTCCGAGGAACTTGGCGAATTGTTTCGAACGGCCAGAATTCTTCGAATGGACCGTGACAGCACTCGAACCAAGGATGCTCACCACGAAATCCTTAGCATTTTCGCAGAGGGTGGGGCAGATATTCTGATTGGCACGCAAATGGTTGCCAAGGGGCTCGACTTCGGCCGAGTGACACTGGTGGGCGTTATCAGCTGTGATCTAGGGCTTCGGCTGCCTGATTTTCGGAGTGAGGAACGAACCTTTCAACTGCTTATGCAGGTTGCGGGGAGAGCAGGTAGAGCAGACCTGCCTGGAGAGGTCTTACTCCAGACGCGACGCCCATCCCACCCGATCTTTTCCTTCCTGCAGGCGCATGACTTTCATGGCTACGCTCAGATTCTTGCGCAGCACCGGCAAAAATTGAACTACCCCCCATTTGGCCGCATCGTCGGGATCCAAGTCCGGGGTGCACCACAGCCGGCGGTCGCGGACCTTGCAAATGAATGGAAGACCCTGCTGCTTGATCAGCTGCCCTCTACCGTTTCAGTATTGGGCCCGGAGCAGCCGTACATCAAACGCGTGGAGCATCAGTACCGCTATTTTCTCATCATCAAGGCACCAAAGACTTATCACTCTCTTCAAGAAGACATCCGTTCGATCCTCCGAATGGCTCCCTCAACCGGGCGTGAACTTCATGTATCCGTCAATGTGGACGGACTTGAGCAGGCGTGAGTGCGGAACCGTCACTGCATAGAAGGGTAGACGGGGCCGAAGGGTGAGTCCCGTACGGTCAGCTCCCTCTGAACCCCGTCAGGGCCGGAAGGCAGCAGCGGTAGGAGGTCGAAGCGACGCGATGCGGTTAGCTTACCCTTCTTTATTATATCCAATTCCTTGATCCCTTGATACTGATGTACTGGCCCTTTGCACTCCTGCTTCAAGAGGCAACCTCTCCAGGTTTTGGAGGATTAGGCATGTTCTTGCCGCTTATCCTCATTTTCGTTGTATTCTATTTCTTCATTATCCGCCCGCAGCAAAAGCGTGAGAAAAAGCGCAAAGCAATGATTGAGGCGGTCCGAAAAGGAGACCGCGTCGTAACCGCCGGTGGAATCCACGGGAAGGTTCACCAAGTGGAGAGTGGGGCCACGAGTGTCTTACTGGACGTAGATGGAGGGATTAAGCTCCGAGTTGAAAAGCAATCGCTTGCGTCCGTTAAGGAGTGAAGCGCCTGAATGGGAGTCCCAGGTACGGAAACCTTCGACTCAATTGAGTCTGCCATCGAAGCGATACGCGCTGGTCGCCTGGTAATCGTAGTAGACGACGAAGACCGCGAAAACGAGGGTGACTTTGTCGGGGCGGCATCTACAGTTACACCCGAGTTGGTCAACTTCATGGCCCATGAGGGTCGCGGGTTGATTTGTGTCCCGATGGCTCCAGAGCGTGCTGCTGCCCTTGATCTCAACCTTATGGTTGAGGAAAACACCAGTCTATACAGTACTCCCTTTACGATACCGGTGGACTATAGCCATGGCACATCAACCGGCATCAGCGCGTCTGATCGCGCAGCAACCATCCAAGCTCTTGCCAGCGACACATCGAAAGCGGACGATTTTGCACGCCCTGGACATGTCTTCCCGCTGATTGCACGCGAAGGGGGGGTGCTCCGAAGAACCGGGCACACCGAAGCCACGGTGGATCTCGTGCGTCTTGCCGACCTCGCACCGGTTGGAGTGCTCGTCGAGATCATGAATGCAGATGGTACGATGGCGCGGACTCCCGAGCTATTCAAGATTGCCCGTGAACACGACATGCGGATCATTACAATCAGCGATCTGGTCGCTTTTCGTATGTCACGGCGGTCTCTGATTAAACGTGTGGCATCCGTCCGGCTTCCGACGCGATATGGCCTGTTTAACCTTGTTGCCTACGAAGATGAGTCCAACGGTGACACCCATCTGGCACTGTGCATGGGGGAATGGACGGAAGATGATCCCGTTTTGACACGGGTACATTCCCAGTGCGTGACGGGGGACCTGTTTGGGTCCATTCGCTGTGATTGTGGGGATCAGTTGCATACAGCGATGCAACGTGTCGCGGAGGAGGGAAGAGGAGTTGTATTATACATGAAGCAGGAAGGGCGTGGAATCGGACTTCTGAATAAATTGCGCGCCTACGAATTACAGGATCAGCAGGGACTGGACACAGTGGAGGCGAATAAAGCATTGGGCTTTGATATGGATCACCGGGACTATGGCATCGGATGTCAGATCCTTCGCGACCTGGGAATACGAAAACTGAAATTATTGACCAATAACCCGACCAAGCGTGTCGGATTGGACGGGTATGGGCTGGAAATCACCGAAAGCGTAGCAATTGAGATCCCACCCAATCAGGAGAACGCCGGCTATTTGCGTACAAAGCGGGATCGTATGGGACATGTTTTACCCAACCTCGACTCACCCCAACGTAAGCTCTAAGGGTTGGCGAACTCAGCAATGGATCAAGAGTGTTTGAAGAGGCTACGATCATTCAAGGCTTTGACGTTTGATGTATACGGAACTTTGATTGATTGGGAAACGGGTATCTCAAATGCTTTACAGCCCTTGACCGACCAAGTTGACCGGAACCTGTCGCGTGATGAAGTTCTGGAGGCACATGCCCGGTACGAGTCATATCAGCAAGCTCTCACACCCTCAAAGTTGTACCGGGATGTTTTGGCAGTGGTATATCGTCGACTTGCAGAACATTGGCAAATTAATGTGACTTGGGGGGAGTGTTTGCGATATGGCCATTCCGTACGCGAGTGGCCGGTTTTTTCTGATTCGGTTGAGTCTTTACAATATTTGAAGGATCATTACCAGCTGTTCGTACTCAGTAATGTCGATAACGATAGTTTTGCATGGAGTAACGAAAAACTCGGTGTATCCTTTGATGGGATCTATTTAGCCGAGGATATTGGTAGTTACAAACCGCAGGATCGTAATTTTAATTTTTTGATTGATCAACTGGCGACACTTGGAATCAATAAGGACGAGATTCTTCACACTGCGGAGAGCATGTTCCACGATCACCTGCCCGCTAACCGTGCAGGGATTGCCAGCTGTCACATTTACCGGCGATCGAAACAGGATGGATACGGAGCAACCATGCCCCCAACCTCAAAACCGCATTATGATTTCCGATTTACTTCAATGGCAGCGTTCGTCCGAGCACACCAAGGGGCCACCTAACTTAAGGGATCGGATTTGTTGTAGTGTGCTGTCTGTCAGGGTGCCATCGTTGGGAAAAACCTGATTGGCTTTAGCTTCCTGGATATAGAGCCGTTGTCATCGATATGAGCTTGTTCAAGAAGCATCTGGCTGTTCATGTCTTCGATACTTAAGTAAACATGTTATTTGAGGTCGGAGACCTTCCGCCTTCAAGTGCAGTGAGATATTCATGGTGCGTTTACTCAGAAAATCTCCGTGTGAGTTCTGAAATGGGGCCCACCGTCCCAACAAGAAACTGCCTCAAGTAGAGTATATTAGCAAAATCAATCTCTATCCCTGCTGTACGAGACCTTCTTGCAACGGGCCTCGCTTTTTGAACATCCATTTTCAAGAATCTGCGCCATGTTTATTCGCCAAATCCAGTTACTCCTTCTCTGCTGCCTGATTGCCACATCTGCGCAAGCACAACGCACCGCTAAACCAGTGCTGCATGGTCGTCACTGGGTTGCAATCACAGGGAAACCGCTCGGAGCCACCGCAGGGGCCATGATGTTTGCAAAAGGAGGAAATGCCGTTGACGCAGCCTGTGCGATGCTCGGAGCAACGAGCACGATGTGGGATGTACTGAGCTGGGGTGGTGAAACTCAGGCATTGATTTACGATCCGAATCAGAAGAAAGTGGTTGGCATTAACGCCCTAGGGGCCGCTCCAACGGGGGCAACCACCGAGTTTTATAAAGATCAGGACCTCAAGTATCCCCCCGAATACGGTCCGCTAGCAGCGGTCACACCGGGCACGCCTGGGGGACTCATGGTCATGCTCGCAGAATATGGTACGCTGAGCCTCAAGGATGTCTTAGAACCCAGCATTCAAATGGCTGAAGGGTACCCAATTGAACGATCTGCAGTGCGATCTATCGAGAATCACGCCGAACGCATTGCTGACTGGCCCTACTCAAAACCAGTTTATTTGCCAAACACGGATGATGAGAACCCTGCCCCAAGAGAGGGTCAGCTTTTCGTGCAGACTGATCTGGCAGAGACACTGCGCAAGCTGGTTGAAGCGGAATCAGCCGCTCTTGAGGCAGGAAAATCTCGCAAAGAAGCTATCTATGCCGCCTATGACCGTTTCTACAGAGGTGATATAGCTGAAGAGATCGTTCGTGGAACCCAAGAGCAAGGAGGTCTCATCACAATGGAGGACTTGGATCAGTGGCAGGTATATGTTGAAGAGCCGGTGGTGACGGATTACAAAGGAATCCAGGTTTACAAGCTTACGTCATGGGTACAGGGGCCTGTGATGCTACAGGCGTTGAACATGCTTGAAACCATGGACCTTAAGGCAATGGGCTACAACAGTACGCGCTACGTCCATGCGCTGTACCAAGTTATGAACATGGCCTTTGCCGACCGCGACTTCTACTATGGAGATCCATACTACCCACCTGCCGAACCAATGGAAGGGCTCCTTTCCAAGGAGTATGCCAACGCCCGTGTACAGACAATCAATTGGAACGAGAACGACCCGAAGGTCAAACCCGGGGATCCGTATCCGTTTCAGGGAGAGGAAAACCCGTATCTGAATTACCTGGACCAGTGGCCAGCGGATAGTAGCGATTATGGAAGCGAGATCTCCTACGAGTCTGATTTTTATGCGGGAACCACCTCCATTCAGGCAGCTGATGCGGAAGGATGGGTTGTCTCAATCACGCCAAGCGGTGGCTGGATCCCCGCGGTCATTGCCGGTGAAACTGGAGTTGGGTTAAGTCAGCGGATGCAAAGTTTTGTGTTGGATCCCTCCGAGAACCCATTCAACCTGCCCGAGCCGGGCAAGCGGCCACGTGCAACACTGACTCCAGGAATGGCACTCAAAGACGGGCTCCCCTATCTATCCTTTGCTGTCCAGGGCGGCGACGGTCAGGACCAGAACCTGCTCCAGTTTTTCCTGAACATCGTTGAATTCGGCATGAATGTACAGGAAGCCGTCGAGGCGGCCAACATCAACAGCTTTCAGTTAAGGGGCTCCTTTGGTGACCATGAGATCCGCCCGGGACGCCTTTTACTGAATAATGAAGTCCCTAACTGGGTTCGACAGGAGCTCCGGGACATGAATTACAGCCTCACGTTTGGTGCACGCACCAGTGGGCCGATTACGGCAATCCAATTTGACCGAAAGCACGGTACGCTATGGGGTGGTGCGAGCGACCATGGAGATGACTATGGGATTGCGTGGTGATCTCTCGGTTTTGGCGGACCTATTTTGACGCTCAGACGACTTCTTGATTTTCGAGCGGCTCTGCTTTGGCACGATAGTACAAAATTGTCTTCCTAGATAACACGACAATCACAAAAACAACCAGCGGCCACTTCATTGAATCAAGTGTAAATAGCGTATGTGATAGAGTTATTATTTGAATGCCGGCGGCGATATGGATGATCAAACTACTTAAGGAATTGGGACCATTCCTATTATGATATTCGCCAAAATAATGTGACCCCCCAAACAGAACAGCGATCAACAGAACAGCCAATGCAATTTCAAATGCAATTAAATCAGATTTATGCGAAATCGCCGGATAAAATTCGATCGGTATCGGGCTATAGCTTGGATAGTGCAAATGATAGCCTGGCGATAGAGTTTAATTTGTCCTATGCCGCGATTGCTTTTCCCATTTTTTATGAAGAAAGAGTAAGGGATCACTTTGGCCCAAGTCTGGGACAGACTCCAGTTTTGTTTGTCGTTAATTCGCATACAAGCAAGATAATGGATGTTCACAGGCCAATTCCTACCGACAGTCAAAATCTGAATGCATTCTTCACGCGATGGCACAGAATTCTAGAAATTCAATGAAACAATGGCCGATTCACAAAACTTGTGTTGCAGTTATCCTTTTTTTGGTTCTTGCAAGTTGTCGTGAGAATAATCCTCGAAATAAATCAGCTCGTGTCAATGGTGATTCAGACTCACAGGTCACATTTGAAGAACGAGAGTTCTCAACGTATGAAAACTGCTCATTTGAGCTTACGTTTCGCGACAGTATTCTATTTGATACACCCTCGGAATTACCTATCGGATATCTGAGTATGGTCAGTCAGGATGCTTCGAATAATTTCGTAGTTGGCGGCTTAGGACAGCATGTGTTGGTCTTTGATTCTCTTGGCTCCTTCCTGTGGTCTGCGGGTCAGTTTGGAGGTGGACCAGGGGAGTATTCCTCAAACTATGTTTTTGATACAGATCCTAATGGAACACTCTACATCGTAGATAATGTCACCCGAAGAATCCACCAATATGCAGACAGTAAAGAATATGTTAGATCCGCTGCATTGCCCCACAAGTCATCAATAAGGAATATTTCTGCATTTGGTGAGAATCACATCTTCTTGTTGAATGAGGATTATAGGTTACGAGACTTGCAGCCTTATTCGATACTTCGTTTTAGTTTAGCCGAAGAGAGATTCATTACCTGGGGGAAAATTGATGCAATTTCAATCCTTCAGACATTTTTGCAAGGAGGGGGTGTGTCTATTGATCCCAATCGAAAAAAAATTTACTATGGCTATATGGGGGATTATCTAATCCATTCGGCAACGTTTGATGGAACACATATAGGCGTACTCAACAGTAAACCGAAATATTTCGTCAAAGCCGAAAAGGATCTATTGTTAGAATATTTTGATCAGGATCCGTCCGAATTTCCTCAATCAGTTAATGGGTATTCAATTGGGGTTTCGTGGGTTATAGCACTTGAGGTTTCATCTACGGGGTTCATCTTTCAACAAATTCTCAAAAAATTAGATGAAGATCCCGTAGAAATGTATTTAGAGGTGTGGGATGCTGATGGTCGTAAAGTAACTTCTCAAGTGGAAACACCCGACGAATTACTCCATGTAGATACAAATACTCTGTACTTTAGGATTGATCTAGAGGAGGAAAACGACAGATATGGGGTAGCAAAGTATACTTCCAGCTTAATTTGTGAATCATAGGGATTTACGACCGCCACAGAGCAGCACTTTCTGCATGGCACGCGTTCATCTGGGATTTCGGAAAGTCAATGTGTGTTGCAATGAAGATTGAATTATCGAAATCTGATCGCCAGAAGTTAGAGCCGTTGTCCAACTTCTGGAGCGTTGACCAAAGGGGTTCGTCAGCGTTCACGGATGACTGTAATGGCGGTTAAGGGAATGACGAAAAGGCACCTGCCGAGGTGTCAGGTCAAGGTTGGGTGCTGATGTCGTCGGTTAGCTCATCTTTAACATGCCGAGATACGGACGACATGTTAAAGATGGGTTAAGGGGCTCCTTCGGTGAGCATGAGATCCGCCCCGGACGCCTCTTACTGAATAATGAAGTCCCTAACTGGGTTCGACAGGAGCTCCGGGAAACGAATTACAGCCTCACGTTTGGTGCACGCACCAGTGGGCCGATTACGGCAATTCAGTTTGACCGGAAGCGCGGTACGCTATGGGGTAGTGCAAGCGATCATGGAGATGACTACGGGATTGCGTGGTGATCTCCCGGTTTTAGCGGGCCTGCATTGACACTCAGGCGACTTCGTGATTTTCGAACAGTTCTGTTTTGGTACGATAATACAATATTGTCTTTCCAACTGACATAGCCGTCACGAAAAGAAGGAGTATCCATCCCGACGGGTTATTCAATTCTGTTGTAAGAACTAGGATGAACATCAACATAACAGCGGCCTGATTTACGAGCAAACGTTGGAAGGACTTTGGCCTCGCTTTATTTCTGTAGCGTGGAATCCCAAACGTCGTAGCCACAACTAAGACAAACAAGGCGGCTTGAAGTACCCAGATATCCATATTGCCCACCGTCCGAAGTTATGTGAGTGTGTTCCTGTTACAAACTACCTGACTCTCTCAGTTTCTTCTATGATTTGATCGGGAATGTTCCCGGCGCAAACTGTGTTCCAACTCCGTTTCGGGTACTTCAGGGTATGAATTACAGCCTCACATCCGGTACACGCACGGTGGGTGAATTTCTACAATTCAGCTTGACGAGAGGCACGGTAGGCTATAGGGTAATGCGGGCGATAATAGAGACGACTATGGGATTGTGTGGCGATCTCCCGGTTTTAGCAGACCTGCCTTGACGCTCAGGCGACTTCGTGATTTTCGAGCGGCTCTGCTTTGGCACGATAATACAATATCGTTTTTCTCATGAATGCAGCCGTCACGAAAAGAAGGAGTGCCCATCCCGCGGGATGATCTATTCCCTCTGTAAGAACTAGGATGAACATTAAAATAGCGGCAGCAAGACTGACGAGTAAACTTTTGAAGGAATTTGGGTCAATTTTCCCCAATAAATGTGATCCCCCAAACAAGACGGCGACCACCAGAACCACCAATGCGATTTCAAATGCAATATTCATATCGTTTGGTGTCTGGTCACATTAACGTTCGTTAATATAGGCGTCCTTCTACAAACCACTCAACCTCTCAGTTTCTTACACGATTTATCAGGGATGTTCCCGGCGCAGGTTGTGCATCAACTCCTTTGCGAGTGCTTCGGCGAAGCCTGGATCGTTGATGTGCAGGTCATATTCTTTGATTTTCACTGATGAACCACAGTAGGCGCGAAGCGAAGAAAACAGGGCTTGGTTAGCGCCGGAGTCAAAAAAAGGTTGACCAGGTGCATCCAGCATGCTCACTCCTCCCAGAGGAATCAACAAGGTCACCGGTGCACGCGCCTGACTAAGCCGGACGCCAATCTCTCTGCCTATCTGGGCGCATTCCTCGGCACTTGTCCGCATTAGCGTGACATTGGCGTTGTGGGGATGCAAGGTGCGCTCTCGGAATTCTGCCGGAACCGTTTCCAGAGCCCAATAATTCACCATGTCCAACGCGCCACAGGAGACCACTTGTGGAA from Rhodothermaceae bacterium carries:
- the priA gene encoding primosomal protein N', whose product is MSRAIGVALPIPVDKVYAYELPGELEESVQIGSLVLVPVRNRTYTGVVTELDVQVREGIRLRTVRAAVSHEPLFDPELLQLTRWISRYYVCAWGEVLSAALPAGMQTKERIVYYLASESDLHWVGISPELQVHLMKHRRTTPAKLKRVGLRISEQEIIRAESQGALRKTVELQEPTVGMKTGEFISLAPAFRSVDALRDLKPQFRGIKQKEVIDQLISSIEPGQYEISLPEIRKACSASRQTVRSLEKRGIFSIIEKQVFRIPEWMRSKATPSSKAPNFHPFQAVAAKALQDAVKSKIYKTFALHGVTGSGKTEVYLSALETSLSLGRTAIVLVPEISLTPQTVHRFRARFGDTVAVLHSRMAQGERHDVWQQTRAGRYRVVIGPRSAILAPLKNLGLIIVDEEHDGSYKQRETAPRYHARDVAVMRATMAKCTCVLGSATLSLETLVNAQQGKYTLLSMPERAPTKDRSAASLPAIRIIDLCHEREENGLSGPLSTPLLEAIESRLERKEQVILLQNRRGYAPILECQSCGFVPQCIACSVSMTYHQGENRLRCHYCGYVRNLPDDCPKCETPAFAPLGSGTQRVSEELGELFRTARILRMDRDSTRTKDAHHEILSIFAEGGADILIGTQMVAKGLDFGRVTLVGVISCDLGLRLPDFRSEERTFQLLMQVAGRAGRADLPGEVLLQTRRPSHPIFSFLQAHDFHGYAQILAQHRQKLNYPPFGRIVGIQVRGAPQPAVADLANEWKTLLLDQLPSTVSVLGPEQPYIKRVEHQYRYFLIIKAPKTYHSLQEDIRSILRMAPSTGRELHVSVNVDGLEQA
- the yajC gene encoding preprotein translocase subunit YajC, producing the protein MFLPLILIFVVFYFFIIRPQQKREKKRKAMIEAVRKGDRVVTAGGIHGKVHQVESGATSVLLDVDGGIKLRVEKQSLASVKE
- a CDS encoding bifunctional 3,4-dihydroxy-2-butanone-4-phosphate synthase/GTP cyclohydrolase II: MGVPGTETFDSIESAIEAIRAGRLVIVVDDEDRENEGDFVGAASTVTPELVNFMAHEGRGLICVPMAPERAAALDLNLMVEENTSLYSTPFTIPVDYSHGTSTGISASDRAATIQALASDTSKADDFARPGHVFPLIAREGGVLRRTGHTEATVDLVRLADLAPVGVLVEIMNADGTMARTPELFKIAREHDMRIITISDLVAFRMSRRSLIKRVASVRLPTRYGLFNLVAYEDESNGDTHLALCMGEWTEDDPVLTRVHSQCVTGDLFGSIRCDCGDQLHTAMQRVAEEGRGVVLYMKQEGRGIGLLNKLRAYELQDQQGLDTVEANKALGFDMDHRDYGIGCQILRDLGIRKLKLLTNNPTKRVGLDGYGLEITESVAIEIPPNQENAGYLRTKRDRMGHVLPNLDSPQRKL
- a CDS encoding haloacid dehalogenase type II; protein product: MDQECLKRLRSFKALTFDVYGTLIDWETGISNALQPLTDQVDRNLSRDEVLEAHARYESYQQALTPSKLYRDVLAVVYRRLAEHWQINVTWGECLRYGHSVREWPVFSDSVESLQYLKDHYQLFVLSNVDNDSFAWSNEKLGVSFDGIYLAEDIGSYKPQDRNFNFLIDQLATLGINKDEILHTAESMFHDHLPANRAGIASCHIYRRSKQDGYGATMPPTSKPHYDFRFTSMAAFVRAHQGAT
- a CDS encoding gamma-glutamyltransferase family protein → MFIRQIQLLLLCCLIATSAQAQRTAKPVLHGRHWVAITGKPLGATAGAMMFAKGGNAVDAACAMLGATSTMWDVLSWGGETQALIYDPNQKKVVGINALGAAPTGATTEFYKDQDLKYPPEYGPLAAVTPGTPGGLMVMLAEYGTLSLKDVLEPSIQMAEGYPIERSAVRSIENHAERIADWPYSKPVYLPNTDDENPAPREGQLFVQTDLAETLRKLVEAESAALEAGKSRKEAIYAAYDRFYRGDIAEEIVRGTQEQGGLITMEDLDQWQVYVEEPVVTDYKGIQVYKLTSWVQGPVMLQALNMLETMDLKAMGYNSTRYVHALYQVMNMAFADRDFYYGDPYYPPAEPMEGLLSKEYANARVQTINWNENDPKVKPGDPYPFQGEENPYLNYLDQWPADSSDYGSEISYESDFYAGTTSIQAADAEGWVVSITPSGGWIPAVIAGETGVGLSQRMQSFVLDPSENPFNLPEPGKRPRATLTPGMALKDGLPYLSFAVQGGDGQDQNLLQFFLNIVEFGMNVQEAVEAANINSFQLRGSFGDHEIRPGRLLLNNEVPNWVRQELRDMNYSLTFGARTSGPITAIQFDRKHGTLWGGASDHGDDYGIAW
- a CDS encoding 6-bladed beta-propeller, translating into MAQNSRNSMKQWPIHKTCVAVILFLVLASCRENNPRNKSARVNGDSDSQVTFEEREFSTYENCSFELTFRDSILFDTPSELPIGYLSMVSQDASNNFVVGGLGQHVLVFDSLGSFLWSAGQFGGGPGEYSSNYVFDTDPNGTLYIVDNVTRRIHQYADSKEYVRSAALPHKSSIRNISAFGENHIFLLNEDYRLRDLQPYSILRFSLAEERFITWGKIDAISILQTFLQGGGVSIDPNRKKIYYGYMGDYLIHSATFDGTHIGVLNSKPKYFVKAEKDLLLEYFDQDPSEFPQSVNGYSIGVSWVIALEVSSTGFIFQQILKKLDEDPVEMYLEVWDADGRKVTSQVETPDELLHVDTNTLYFRIDLEEENDRYGVAKYTSSLICES